Proteins from one Impatiens glandulifera chromosome 2, dImpGla2.1, whole genome shotgun sequence genomic window:
- the LOC124926731 gene encoding probable hexosyltransferase MUCI70 yields the protein MSSSVNNNNSISISISEDDYENVTNRNRVRVRRKNKKSVSRAKNGLTHRVVRNLLRCWPLLLFFPAAGLLLFQAPRTGSEPSLAVVDSEIVIPKKREQIFEIKSEKREQIFENKSESSLNRLEPITRIVHGVSERCLDLLPPEELEHLNIPQDKESSDIVKEVVYMSEKTLSHIEGNHTFPQQHKATKKFNFFTGFQTLEQRAKSFKVNETHSLNCGFYSDKGGFNMSHEDKNYLKECEIVVSTCAFGGGDDLYQPVGMTKTSVQKVCYVAFWDDITVAAQEASGHQIGEDLFIGKWRIILVWDLPFRDQRLNGKIPKMLVHRLFPRARYSIWVDSKSQFRRDPLGVLEALLWRSHSVLAISDHGARGSVYDEANAIVSKNKASPKEVDLQMTQYRLDGLPNDSRLDGRKALAEASVIVRDHTPLTNLFMCLWFNEVVRFTPRDQLSFPYVFWRLKELRNINMFPVCTRRDLVNSMGHIRKAKTHAINKFSQP from the exons ATGTCGTCATCCGTTAACAACAATAATAGTATATCGATTTCAATCTCAGAAGACGATTACGAAAATGTCACCAACAGGAATCGAGTTCGAGTTCGGAGGAAGAACAAAAAATCGGTCTCCCGTGCCAAAAATGGACTCACTCATCGAGTCGTCCGGAACCTTCTGAGGTGTTGGCCGCTATTACTCTTCTTTCCCGCCGCCGGGTTACTTTTATTCCAAGCGCCAAGAACTGGAAGCGAACCGAGTTTAGCTGTAGTTGATTCGGAGATTGTTATTCCCAAGAAGCGAGAGCAGATCTTTGAAATCAAGTCGGAGAAGCGAGAACAGATCTTTGAAAACAAGTCGGAATCCAGCTTGAATCGTCTTGAACCAATTACTAGAATTGTCCATGGCGTCAGTGAAC GTTGCTTGGATCTCCTGCCTCCAGAGGAACTTGAACACTTGAACATTCCCCAGGATAAGGAATCATCTGACATTGTTAAAGAAGTGGTTTATATGTCAGAGAAAACTCTTTCTCATATAGAAGGAAATCATACATTTCCTCAACAGCACAAGGCTACAAAAAAATTCAACTTCTTTACAGGATTCCAAACTCTTGAGCAAAGAGCGAAAAGCTTCAAG GTGAATGAGACTCATTCACTAAATTGTGGATTTTATAGTGATAAGGGAGGATTCAATATGTCTCACGAAGACAAAAATTATCTAAAAGAATGTGAAATTGTAGTATCTACTTGTGCATTTGGTGGTGGTGATGATCTATATCAACCTGTTGGAATGACAAAAACATCAGTACAGAAG GTTTGCTATGTTGCATTTTGGGATGACATTACTGTAGCTGCACAGGAGGCATCGGGTCATCAAATTGGGGAGGATCTATTTATTGGAAAATGGCGGATCATTCTTGTTTGGGATCTTCCTTTTAGAGACCAACGGCTGAATGGTAAAATTCCAAAG ATGTTGGTGCATCGCTTGTTTCCTCGTGCCCGATATTCCATTTGGGTTGACTCCAAATCCCAGTTTAGAAGGGACCCTTTGGGTGTCTTGGAAGCCCTTCTCTGGCGTTCACATTCTGTTCTTGCAATTTCAGATCATGGAGCTCGTGGTAGTGTGTATGATGAGGCAAATGCTATTGTCAGCAAAAACAAAGCCTCGCCAAAAGAAGTTGACCTCCAGATGACTCAGTACCGCCTTGATGGCCTCCCAAACGACTCAAGGTTAGATGGGAGGAAAG CACTGGCTGAAGCTTCTGTGATTGTGAGAGATCATACACCATTAACCAACCTGTTCATGTGCCTTTGGTTTAATGAGGTTGTCCGTTTCACTCCCCGAGATCAACTAAGTTTTCCTTATGTCTTTTGGCGTTTAAAAGAGTTGAGGAACATTAATATGTTTCCTGTTTGCACTAGGAGAGATCTTGTTAACAGCATGGGACATATTCGCAAGGCCAAAACTCATGCtattaacaaattttctcaACCATAA